One part of the Arabidopsis thaliana chromosome 1 sequence genome encodes these proteins:
- a CDS encoding kinetochore protein, with protein MWRRSNLPGNPDSDQSISEEEEENDISPKENAKEQERGLLLQTKLEKLIGCGELNYARETGDVTLEATLRKISSSLEDVVEVPDSPEESYISSSRRTGLACISAQENGSDDEITHDEQVATWSAISKETKSLIHLNGVASVASSHLSGFRAKKSSNGLKDHGRPKFSFNSHTHGETSSKISDMAEIFEPDVEDQAIEEDPIIECPNSFDERSENRQGVSVAESREVLHECTKDAVPKLQEIPLDKIRLIKRSSELDSRHEAKSRKFTHKGNSSNFQDSDTDDELPGPMDSGSSSDDEPSYQSSVPNISNQKKQFVGDRFDEAIKASSLSKEGLLFGSPKLSGGSSLYGKLQQIMKQEKETEMEIMRKLQSGIGEAGNSFCNSHINKI; from the exons ATGTGGCGGCGAAGTAACTTACCG GGGAATCCAGATTCCGATCAGAGCATATCTG aggaagaagaagaaaatgatatttcgCCGAAGGAGAATGCGAAGGAACAAGAG AGAGGATTACTACTTCAAACAAAGCTCGAAAAACTCATAG GTTGTGGTGAGCTAAATTATGCTAGGGAAACCGGTGATGTAACTCTGGAAGCAACT CTACGGAAGATATCATCCTCTCTTGAAGATGTGGTCGAAGTTCCTGACTCCCCCGAGGAGAGttatatttcttcttccagAAGAACTGGATTAGCATGCATATCTGCTCAGGAAAATGGGTCAGATGATGAG ATTACACATGATGAACAAGTGGCAACTTGGTCTGCTATAAGTAAAGAAACCAAGTCACTAATCCATTTGAATGGTGTTGCTTCAGTCGCATCATCCCATCTATCTGGCTTCAGAGCCAAGAAAAGTAGTAATG GTCTCAAAGATCATGGGAGgccaaaattttcatttaactCACATACTCATGGAGAAACGTCATCCAAGATAAGTGACATGGCTGAAATCTTTGAGCCTGATGTGGAGGATCAGGCTATAGAAGAGGATCCAATTATTGAATGCCCCAACAGTTTTGATGAAAGATCAGAAAACAGGCAGGGTGTTTCTGTTGCTGAGTCGAGAGAAGTTTTGCACGAGTGCACTAAAGATGCGGTACCCAAGCTTCAAGAAATTCCTCTAGATAAAATTAGACTGATAAAAAGAAGCTCTGAACTG GACAGCAGACATGAAGCAAAAAGTCGGAAATTTACTCATAAGGGAAATTCATCTAACTTCCAAGATAGTGATACTGATGATGAACTTCCTGGACCTATGGATAGTGGATCATCAAGCGATGATGAG CCTAGTTATCAAAGCTCAGTGCCAAACATTTCCAACCAGAAGAAACAATTTGTTGGGGACCGGTTTGATGAAGCAATAAAAGCTTCCTCTTTGAGCAAAGAAGGTCTCTTGTTCGGTTCACCTAAATTATCTGG TGGCTCTAGCCTGTATGGCAAGCTGCAACAGAtcatgaaacaagaaaaagagacgGAAATGGAAATCATGAGGAAATTGCAAAGCGGAATCGGAGAAGCAGGTAACTCTTTTTGTAACTCccatataaacaaaatctag
- a CDS encoding uncharacterized protein (unknown protein; BEST Arabidopsis thaliana protein match is: unknown protein (TAIR:AT1G02960.3); Has 8 Blast hits to 8 proteins in 2 species: Archae - 0; Bacteria - 0; Metazoa - 0; Fungi - 0; Plants - 8; Viruses - 0; Other Eukaryotes - 0 (source: NCBI BLink).), translating into MGIGPIKAQLLILKESKLREGPISKHTNGKDGIKVHAGEIDLNGDGECDGEETFRGIQIPIRASLEEEEIINVSLGENDMWPSENAKEEEGGLILQTKLEKLIGCGALNYARDPGDVTVEATILTSTDLMPKIYQNCVTGNAEDLPEEVLAKNKVLISAIGT; encoded by the exons ATGGGAATTGGGCCTATTAAAGCCCAATTACTAATACTAAAAGAAAGTAAACTCAGAGAAGGGCCCATATCCAAGCATACTAACGGCAAGGACGGTATAAAGGTGCACGCCGGCGAGATCGATTTGAACGGTGACGGCGAATGTGACGGCGAAGAAACCTTCCG GGGAATCCAGATTCCGATCAGAGCATCTCTG gaggaggaagagatcaTCAATGTTAGTTTGGGAGAAAATGATATGTGGCCAAGCGAGAATGCAAAGGAAGAAGAG GGAGGATTAATACTTCAAACAAAGCTCGAAAAACTCATAG gttgTGGTGCGCTAAATTATGCTAGGGATCCCGGTGATGTAACGGTGGAAGCAACT ATACTTACAAGTACTGATTTGATGCCGAAGATTTACCAGAATTGTGTTACAGGAAATGCCGAAGATTTACCAGAAGAAGTCTTGGCTAAGAATAAAGTCCTTATCTCCGCAATTGGCACCTGA